DNA from Solenopsis invicta isolate M01_SB chromosome 4, UNIL_Sinv_3.0, whole genome shotgun sequence:
GTTTCAGAATAGTCAAAAAGGGGAAAAGAGAGACCACTAAAACCAGAAGGAGGCAAATAGTCTTGGTAGCGCTTTTCCAATGCTTCCATTTCAGCCGCCAGATCAGCTTCTATCTTCTATAACAGGTACATCAAGACTTTATTTCAGACTTATGTAGAAGACCTAGGTTCAAGGTACTTTGCGCATTCAAGTTACTTTAACTGCAAAATTCGTGTCGTGTCGATTTTCCTTCCTCTCTGCGTTCTCGCCGAAATTACTTTTCATCTTGATTTACAGAGGCTCCGTTTCATTAATGATTAGTCATGCAAGTTAAGCTCCGCGCAAAGCGACGCAAGCTGAATGCAAAAAGCGGACGTCTCCATTACAAAAGTCGGACGATCGAGTTTACGTTTGAATCGGTCATTTGAAAAAACCAAgtcaatttttgttgaaattgaaatattaaggAATTCAGAATAAGACAAGAGACACACAATTTCCTTCAATGATCACATTAATTAAGAATGTATTACacctattttcaaaataataaaaaatagtaaacaaATTGTTATTGTTTCACATTGTATTTGAAAGTAGTACAACAAAGATAAGAATTTtccaattgaattaaaaattttaataacaagtaAAAGTGTACTTTaatggaaatatattattagaaataataaaaaaattatattagaaataatgaaataattagacaaaaatctaaatttttaatacaaatatattaaatattcaagataatttatgttaaaaaattccaTTATGTGTAAGCGAAATATAGAGATTAATTCTGCAAAaacagatttatttataaaataattaagctcagaatcgcaataaaattatatatatattttcttgaataattaaaacatttataaaatattgaaattgttgttaaatttcaatataataaaaaataataacaaataaaatatatacaataaatgcactataaaatgtaatgttataaatacaattttcacatgtaatttatttaaatatttatataaatattaacacatttgtaGAAATAGGTGTAATGTAtcttaaccattttttttcctaaatacCAGATCTATAAAACTCTCATTCACATGAGAAACACTACAAGTCAGTGATTATGTTTTCTGTACACTTATACTCTGTAAAAATATACGATAATAAATCATTGTATCACACTGGAATTCAACGTTACGAgtttgttattttacatttaattatgttttttttcaataataaagcTAAATATCTTTCTTAGGATACAACCTGTTGCAACATATTTAGAAGAGTATGTCATAATATTTACAGAATTTCCTAATTAAAATACTCTactttatttgtacaaaaatttaaaacacaacatgagtcaaaattttcgaaattaatttttttcaaaaataaaattaaaaaatgatatttttcactcacttaatgaattattttagtATACAAGAATTCAATTTACAAATTTGCTTTTTTCTACGAAATGtgcatttttcaattataaaattaaatagagccgcatcttcaataataaaattaaatacaagttGTATCTTTcttcaaatgttattttaaaacaaccATAGAGAACCctatcattatatttataaaaattcctaGAAGATTCtagtttatatgtataaaaatgctCATTTTGAAACATaagtcaaaatttttgaaattaattttcttttggaaataagttaaaataatacatccCACTCGTTTAATGTAAgagatataacattttaaatatatttttaattattttgaacacTGCAGTTGTAAAAACAAGACGATTCTTTTCAATTCTTCAAAAGTGAGACTCTAATTTgtgttgtttttcaaataacCGATTCATTTAAAATCTCCACATTATGCCTTCCGCTCACGAAATTTCCCTGCGTCGGTTTGCGCCGACCTCCAAACTGAACTATAAATTCTCACAAtgcgtaaaatataaacaaaattttgaaagtgaAGCACATCGCTAAACCAATAGAGAATTAAGAGGCAATTATACGTACTATAAGGCCGCAAAGATCAAAGATTTTTGCACCCAAAAGATACATCGTTAAGGtgaaaataagataattgtAAGATAATATCATTCAAGCTCGGTGTAATCACCTGCTTTCGCGGCTTAAGCTGTGCCTTCCACTCGCGAATCTCCCTCCCATAGGCCTCTTCCTGCTCTTTGAGCTTCAGAGTTTCATGCTCCATCAGCATCTTTCGCTTCTCGTTCTGCAATTGCTCCAATTCCTTGATCGTGGCGTCGCTCTGGGCCCTCACTTCCTCGAGCTGCCTGGAATGCTTCAATTCAAATCTCTGCTGTTCTGCCCGATACCTCTTCTTCTCGTTCTCTTGAAACTTCTTCAGCTTCTCTCGCTCAGCATCGGGGTCTGGCGCGAGCACGGATGACATCGAGATCCTCATCGATTCCCGGAACATCATTTCACGCGCTTTCATTTCGTTGCGAATTCTCTTCGGCAGGTTTCTACGCTCCACCGTCTGACGCTTGATCAGCTCCTCCTCCTTTCGCTGATTCATCCTCTTCATCTGTTCTAGCTCCTTTTCGTGCCGTATGAGCATTTGGTGTCTTTGCAGGAAAAAGATGTCCTTGAGTTGTTTCTTCAGCAGCTGCTGCCGTTCGTGTATTTGTCGCTCCTCTTGCTCCCAGATAGCCGCCTCCCTGCCACGCATCAGTTGCTGTTTCTGTTGCAGGAATTGCCGCTCCATCAGCGCGATTTTCTCACGATGACTATCCGACAGTCGTCTTAGCGACATCTCGTGGCTCTCGTTGAGCTTCTCCAAGAAGAGCTTCTCCCGTTCCTCGTGCTCTGCCTCGAGCTTCTCCTTACGTATTTTAAATGCGCTCTTCCGCTTGTCCTTTGGCATCAAGTCTATTTCTTGCTTGAGCAATCTTAATTCTTGTTTCAGGCCTTCTCGGAACTGCTTGAGCTCTCTCTCCTGCTCGCTCCGGATCTTCTTGGATGACAGCCGCAGGTCGACCTCCTGCTGTGCTTCGGCACGCTCGATTTGCTGTCTTTGTTGCCGGGCGAGTGCCTCTAAGTCGGCTTCAGCGCTTCGTTCCAAGATTTGTCTTTCTTGCTCGAATCGCTTCTCTTGCTGGTCCTTGTTAAATTGAGCTTTCTGAGACAGGTCCTGATACTGTTTTTGCTCCATTTTCTGCAGCATCTTTAACTCCCGCAGCTCTTGCTTCCTGAATATCTGATCGTCATACACCTTGCCATTCTCGTCGTCGCCGTATATCACTTTCGaggtcgtcgtcgtcatcatgaCACCGTCAATCTCGAACTTTCTCGTGCGCTTTCTcgtctttttcttcaaattcatcaTTTGTATGTCTTCCTTCGTTCTAGTCGGCCGAGATGATATTTCGCGATTGTAATCAGGTTTTCGACGTAGGACAACTTCCTCATCGACCTCGGTATGCTGAGGTTGATTCAAACGATTTTCTTTGTTCGATTCCCTACTGTCCTGACTAATCGTCGTCGAAATGGATTCGGCATCGGAACGATCAATGCTCTTGCTCGGCGTATGCGATCTTATAGAACTGGAATCGCTTTGAGACCTAGAACCCTCGAAGCTGTCCGGAGAAACTCGTTTCTCCTTACCAAAACTTTTAACATTGACTTCTTTCGGTTTGACTGTCTTTACGATTTTGTCATCGGTGTGATGCGGCATCTCATTCTTAATCAATCCGTTCAGTTTTTTCGCGTTTCTCTCGTAATCATCTATGTCCGGAGACTCGATGGTCGTACTGGCGACTATTATCTTACCACTCTCGTCTCCGCTATCGCTCCTCAAGCTTAATCTTTCATTCGAACTCAGATCGCTGTGAGACGAACCAGTACGAATGACGTTGTGCTTCTTGGAGATCGACGAGTCCTTCACCTGTTCCTTATCCTCGCCGACAGTGACTACCGAAACGTGACTGGTGTCCTGCAATTCGTCCACGATGGGGCTTACTATGACCACCTCCGACTCATCTAACTTTTTGCCGATTCTCTTAGACACATCAGTAAGTACGATAGGTTGCTCCTGCGGCGTGTATTCTAGACTGTCCAGACTAGGAAACGCGTCGTCATCGACAGAATTGTCGTTCACCTGAGTCTTGTTCATTTCGTTGGCGACAATTACAACTTCCGACGTTGGTGAGGTGCGACGTGGAAGAGGCGTCGTGGCCGACATCGCCGAGGGTGCGTCCACCAATACGGGTGGATGTGTCGTCACGACGGTTACTTGGCTTATATTACTCGCCAGACTGTTCGACAAATCCGGCGAGTCGGCAGTAATATGGACGGTCGATGTATTTAAGCGTACTTCTTGCTCAGGTTGAGCTTTTCCTGCAACATAATGTGTAATATAAGCAAAGAACAAGCAACGATTAATCTAAGATAATATAGACAGAAGAATACatactgtaaatatatatttgaattaaatattatttatttaaaaagtttatatccaCAAATAACGTTTATTACGAGCATcaagtttattcaaaatatagaGCTCAGTTACTGACATTGTCTCAAATATTAGAAATccaatttaaatatcttttttttaattagaataaaacaCGACAATAGAAAGCCTATGCCAGCCACAGCGGTTCTTGATgcacatttacaatttttaatttttacaatttcctgGCGACTTAGCGAATAAGTGCTTGAAGAATGATATTTGTTAAGTTTTTGGAAATTGTTAGACCCCCTATAACTTTTTCTTGTTTACAAAACTCAAATTATCGCTTTAAATTACCACGTGGAAAGTTTTGTCGACAGAGGCTGAAAATCGCTGAGAGTATCAAAGTTGACTAACATAAACAGCTGCGATAAACAAACTAATTGACAAAcaactaaataataatataatttatatatgttcaaAAAAGTTTAAGATCGAATTTCCAATACTTGAGATATTGTTGTAATTAGATCATTTACCATATTGTGAATCTtggtaatttaatactttaatcaagaatattaagctaaaataaaaatcgatttgcttactattatttttcaataaaattttatatttttttaaaaaagtaatgatgttgaagctagcagcggattcgcagcagcagattcgtcaaagcagggattctcattcaaaataaaatacataagaaactttgacatataaaggcaaactagcaagtaactgcacaaaatacacttatacgcttctaaatacatcagactatccagaacaattaacaaaaatgcgcaggtctactaaattgtttaaattatataacgagttattgcagaaacaagggaaggaagcctcggtcggggctgcaaatttttttagaacatctttatagccttctaaatcaatcccgactagtaagaaaaattaaaaaaaatgcgcacgcctacgaaaaattatttaaacaatataaagtttattgcaaaaacaggaaaacgaagtcgcggtcggggctgcaaatttttttagaacatcattgtaggcttctaaataaatcccgattagcaagaaaaatgaaaaaaaatgcgcacgcctacgaaaaattatttaaacaatataaagtttattgcaaaaacgaagtcgcggtcggggctgcaaatttttttagaacatcattgtaggcttctaaataaatccagattagcaagaaaaattaaaaaaaatgcgcacgcctacgaaaacttatttaaacaatataaagtttattgcaaaaacaggaaaacgaagtcgcggtcggggctgcaaatttttttagaacatcattgtaggcttctaaataaatcccgactagcaagaaaaattaaaaaaatgcgcacgcctacgaaaacttatttaaacaatataaagtttattgcaaaaacaggaaaacgaagtcgcggtcggggctgcaaatttttttagaacatcattgtaggcttctaaataaatcccgattagcaagaaaaatgaaaaaaaatgcgcacgcctacgaaaaattatttaaacaatataaagtttattgcaaaaacaggaaaacgaaatcgcggtcggggctgcaaatttttttagaacatcattgtaggcttctaaataaatccagattagcaagaaaaattaaaaaaaatgcgcacgcctacgaaaacttatttaaacaatataaagtttattgcaaaaacaggaaaacgaagtcgcggtcggggctgcaaatttttttagaacatcattgtaggcttctaaataaatcccgattagcaagaaaaattaaaaaaaatgcgcacgcctacgaaaacttatttaaacaatataaagtttattgcaaaaacaggaaaacgaagtcgcggtcggggctgcaaatttttttagaacatcattgtaggcttctaaataaatcccgactagcaagaaaaattaaaaaaaatgcgcacgcctacgaaaaattatttaaacaatataaagtttattgcaaaaacaggaaaacgaagtcgcggtcggggctgcaaatttttttagaacatcattgtaggcttctaaataaatcccgactagcaagaaaaattaaaaaaaatgcgcacgcctacgaaaaattatttaaacaatataaagtttattgcaaaaacaggaaaacgaagtcgcggtcggggctgcaaatttttttagaacatcattgtaggcttctaaataaatcccgactagcaagaaaaattaaaaaaaatgcgcacggctactaaattgttttaattatataacgagttattgcagaaacaaggggatggtcggcgctggaaatttattagcaatcataTTAAAGTTGGTTGCTTGCGCCGTATAGGaatataatattgtcattatagaaaagaaatagtatgatttcccaattttctacgttgatgtaaattatagatcagaaatataatttgactgctaaacatacatattgttctctctctttgcgctacccaagaccaaccaacgagggggtggcgagaatatggtctctttttttgttatgttcTTACTGTTtgtgaatgttaaaatttttttgacttttttatattaaaatttatttgcgtttttggtattagaattttttttattttttagtttttgcaataaattttatattgtttaaataatttttcattgccgtgcgcattttttttcatttttcttactagtcgggattgatttagaagccttcaataatgttctaaaaaaatttgcagccccaaccgagacttcgttttcctgtttttgcaataaattttatattgtttaaataattttttgtagccgtgcgcattttttttaatttttcttactagtggggattgatttagaaggctataaagatgttctaaaaaaattttcagccccgaccgagacttcgttttcctgtttttgcaataaactttatattgtttaaataatttttcgtaggcgtgcgcattttttttaatttttcttgctagtcgggattgatttagaagcctacaataatgttctaaaaaaatttgcagccccgaccgcgacttcgttttcctgtttttgcaataaactttatattgtttaaataatttttcgtcgGCGTgggcattttttttaatttttcttgctagttgggatttatttagaagcctacaatgatgttgtaaaaaaatttgcagccccgaccgcgacttcgttttcctgtttttgcaataaactttatattgtttaaataatttttcgtaggcgtgcgcattttttttaatttttcttgctagttgggatttatttagaagcctacaatgatgttctaaaaaaatttgcagccccgaccgcgacttcgttttcctgtttttgcaataaactttatattgtttaaataatttttcgtaggcgtgcgcattttttttaatttttcttgctagtcgggattgatttagaagcctacaataatgttctaaaaaaatttgcagccccgaccgcgacttcgttttcctgtttttgcaataaactttatattgtttaaataatttttcgtaggcgtgcgcattttttttaatttttcttgctagtcgggattgatttagaagcctacaataatgttctaaaaaaatttgcagccccgaccgcgacttcgttttcctgtttttgcaataaactttatattgtttaaataatttttcgtaggcgtgcgcattttttttaatttttcttgctagtcgggattgatttagaagcctacaataatgttctaaaaaaatttgcagccccgactgcgacttcgttttcctgtttttgcaataaactttatattgtttaaataatttttcgtaggcgtgcgcattttttttaatttttcttgctagtcgggattgatttagaagcctacaataatgttctaaaaaaatttgcagccccgaccgcgacttcgttttcctgtttttgcaataaactttatattgtttaaataattttttgtagccgtgcgcatttcttttaatttttcttacccgtggggattgatttagaaggctataaagatgttctaaaaaaattttcagccccgaccgagacttcgttttcctgtttttgcaataaactttatattgtttaaataatttttcgtaggcgtgcgcattttttttaatttttcttgctagtcgggattgatttagaagcctacaataatgttctaaaaaaatttgcagccccgaccgcgacttcgttttcctgtttttgcaataaactttatattgtttaaataatttttcgtaggcgtgcgcattttttttaatttttcttgctagtcgggatttatttagaagcctacaatgatgttctaaaaaaatttgcagccccgaccgaggcttccttcccttgtttctgcaataactcgttatataatttaaacaatttagtagacctgcgcatttttgttaattgttctggatagtctgatctatttagaagcgtataagtgtatgttgtgcagttacttgctagtttgcctttatatgtcaaagtttcttatgtattttattttgaatgagaatccctgctttgacgaatctgctgctgcgaatccgctgctagcttcaacatcataaaaaagtataattttttttttaataaattgttttaaaatgtgataaatatattttaagattatcaagCAAATACTCTTAAAGACaaccgttattaaaaaaaaaattaattgaataattgccTTTTTTAGTAATAGAATGAATTTTGTGTATACACTTTTAAATCTTACCAGTAATAACGACTATGTTGTCACCACTGTTTCTCCTTGAGTCACTTCTGCTTCTGATCGGCGTTGATGTAATCACCGACACGTTAACTCCCGAATCTTGTTTCTCTAAGCCTTTGTCATCGATCGTCGCGTTCTCTTGGATGTAGTCAGTTTTATTACCATCTATTTTAGCGCGTAATTCATCTGAGAAGCTTTCCAGAGAATCATTTCTGGACGATCCTACGCTGCGACTTTTCGCAGAACTCTCAGTCTTTGCTACGTTAAACTGTGTCTTAATATCTTCCGTAGAACTAGccttaacattatttttttccgtTAGAAGCGTCGACGCAACGGATACGTGCTTCGTTGTTTCCGTAGAACCATCGCTTATTCTTTTCTTAGGATCCATGGATAATCGTTTTTCCAATACGGCATTCAGTTTCTCGCCAACGAATTTCCGCTTTTCTTCCAAACTCTTATAAACCTCCTTCTCCCGAGATTGCAACTCATTGCAATTCGTTACGTCATCAACAGACGACAGCTTGTTTTTCATTctaaatgaaaatgttttatgataAATAGTGTTCCAATTATAAAACTAAACTCtaacaattaaaaagtaaatagaataaatagaaaataaatagaaaatgctCACCTGTTCTTATCTTCAAAAGATGATTGCTTATATATTATCTTGGACAAATCTTCGATCATTTCCGGCTTCACAGGTGCCGACTTGCGTTTTTCATTTAGCCCCAATTGCTTCTTCGAAACCGAACTCGATTTATTGTTTATCAACTTTTGCTGACTTTcgaatctttttatattatcaaataatttaccATTACCCTCGCTTTCTACTTTTTTCGTCTTCTCAGAATTGTCCACTTCATTTTGTGTCTGATTCTCAATTTCGAAATTATTCTGCTGTTTAACATTTGTCACCTGTTGATCCGCCATTTTTTCATTTTGGGACAACTTATTGATATGTAGTTTGTCTTCTGTAGACTTTTGTTTATCTGTAAGGTTCCCGACTTTCTCAACGGTTTTGGGAATGTTTTCTCTCTCCTCatctttcctcttcttttcttcacTATCCTGACGCATGGGTGGTGGAGGAGGTGCTGGTCCTTTATCGCGAGATAATCTGCGCTCATTTGTTTCACTTGGTGGCTTAGGTGCCTGcgcaaataataattacatgctgttagtaaacatttattatcCGCGCGACAAGTTATTATTGTAAGAGtacatgttatatattacaaagcgattcattaaatgtaatatctaaTATCGAGATATCGCGTGAAGCATTTATTTTAGTTCTTTTGTTCTTcttagatataaaaaagttgTCCTGCATGTCAGATCTATTTTCCAtcgttgttaataaataaacgagATATTAAAGGATAGACGGTTTATTCTTTGTAAttctaacaattattaattattatcattattttcattttatttatataccagtcaataagcaaataaaaacaacttaatataattacatttacaaataaaaaatgatgtgttaataaaatctgtataaaaattatatctaaaaaatatcgattaatttgcaattaattagtTTGAAGtcattacaataatatatttttttaaatagttgttTACTGATAATTGTTCAGCAATTGATGCAATAATTAATAGGACGGTTTCTggtttataaatgttaatacatttttgtcatatatttGTACATCTGATACACGATATACCTAATAGTCATCATTCTAACGCATACATTAAACATAAAGTCAAAACTAAACTGATTTACTTTTcgtctattaaataatttttttatttttttacggaatttaaaaaaatattgaagtaaaaaaattctatataatgcctactttttatttgccaaaattcaaaatgaaacCAAATAAgttcttaaacaaaaaatatcaaattttaattttttttcgtgcTTTAGAGTGTCGTAACCCCTTAATTCTAAATCTTTCTCTTCATTCCATAAGctatgaattaataaaaattaattatatcggATACCTGCTTCTTCTCAGGAGGCTGTATGTTCTCTTTGGATTCGGCCTTACGTAATCTCTTATTCTTATCCTCTTTTTC
Protein-coding regions in this window:
- the LOC105202553 gene encoding serine/threonine-protein kinase 10 isoform X1, which translates into the protein MSFLSNLKKAFHFGGNDAKKKKLYNNIKMDCNPEEFWEMIGELGDGAFGKVYKAQHKQSNYLAAAKMCALEGEDDLSDFMIEIDILSECKHPNIVELHEAYFIEGKLWMLIEYCDGGAVDSIMVELEKALTEMQIAYICQYMTKGLAFLHKSKVVHRDLKAGNVLLTMAGGVKIADFGVSAKNKHTLQKHDTFIGTPYWMAPEVVLCETFRDNPYDFKVDIWSLGITLIEFAQMEPPNHEMSPMRVLLKIQKGDPPKLDQPGKWSKEFNDFIAKALIKDPTSRPTADDLLKHPFISRNLDPKPVRDLLLEYKADVVEEELVDEEAEKAKKTKKHREQYQRIGGSPGPRQSHYPNARQDQRTSQLPLELDQITDDSAPTRLDADVKIPEKENLVALPASVKKEESHKREINRDGEKEDKNKRLRKAESKENIQPPEKKQAPKPPSETNERRLSRDKGPAPPPPPMRQDSEEKKRKDEERENIPKTVEKVGNLTDKQKSTEDKLHINKLSQNEKMADQQVTNVKQQNNFEIENQTQNEVDNSEKTKKVESEGNGKLFDNIKRFESQQKLINNKSSSVSKKQLGLNEKRKSAPVKPEMIEDLSKIIYKQSSFEDKNRMKNKLSSVDDVTNCNELQSREKEVYKSLEEKRKFVGEKLNAVLEKRLSMDPKKRISDGSTETTKHVSVASTLLTEKNNVKASSTEDIKTQFNVAKTESSAKSRSVGSSRNDSLESFSDELRAKIDGNKTDYIQENATIDDKGLEKQDSGVNVSVITSTPIRSRSDSRRNSGDNIVVITGKAQPEQEVRLNTSTVHITADSPDLSNSLASNISQVTVVTTHPPVLVDAPSAMSATTPLPRRTSPTSEVVIVANEMNKTQVNDNSVDDDAFPSLDSLEYTPQEQPIVLTDVSKRIGKKLDESEVVIVSPIVDELQDTSHVSVVTVGEDKEQVKDSSISKKHNVIRTGSSHSDLSSNERLSLRSDSGDESGKIIVASTTIESPDIDDYERNAKKLNGLIKNEMPHHTDDKIVKTVKPKEVNVKSFGKEKRVSPDSFEGSRSQSDSSSIRSHTPSKSIDRSDAESISTTISQDSRESNKENRLNQPQHTEVDEEVVLRRKPDYNREISSRPTRTKEDIQMMNLKKKTRKRTRKFEIDGVMMTTTTSKVIYGDDENGKVYDDQIFRKQELRELKMLQKMEQKQYQDLSQKAQFNKDQQEKRFEQERQILERSAEADLEALARQQRQQIERAEAQQEVDLRLSSKKIRSEQERELKQFREGLKQELRLLKQEIDLMPKDKRKSAFKIRKEKLEAEHEEREKLFLEKLNESHEMSLRRLSDSHREKIALMERQFLQQKQQLMRGREAAIWEQEERQIHERQQLLKKQLKDIFFLQRHQMLIRHEKELEQMKRMNQRKEEELIKRQTVERRNLPKRIRNEMKAREMMFRESMRISMSSVLAPDPDAEREKLKKFQENEKKRYRAEQQRFELKHSRQLEEVRAQSDATIKELEQLQNEKRKMLMEHETLKLKEQEEAYGREIREWKAQLKPRKQKIEADLAAEMEALEKRYQDYLPPSGFSGLSFPLFDYSETVIYDTWRRSPRLSRLPRSTPTSPSFTIPRVSLKISGSDSGTFVSNGTLSRSYSKPDLLPFSRR
- the LOC105202553 gene encoding STE20-like serine/threonine-protein kinase isoform X5 encodes the protein MRKRRRRKKRKNTENNISELDQRTSQLPLELDQITDDSAPTRLDADVKIPEKENLVALPASVKKEESHKREINRDGEKEDKNKRLRKAESKENIQPPEKKQAPKPPSETNERRLSRDKGPAPPPPPMRQDSEEKKRKDEERENIPKTVEKVGNLTDKQKSTEDKLHINKLSQNEKMADQQVTNVKQQNNFEIENQTQNEVDNSEKTKKVESEGNGKLFDNIKRFESQQKLINNKSSSVSKKQLGLNEKRKSAPVKPEMIEDLSKIIYKQSSFEDKNRMKNKLSSVDDVTNCNELQSREKEVYKSLEEKRKFVGEKLNAVLEKRLSMDPKKRISDGSTETTKHVSVASTLLTEKNNVKASSTEDIKTQFNVAKTESSAKSRSVGSSRNDSLESFSDELRAKIDGNKTDYIQENATIDDKGLEKQDSGVNVSVITSTPIRSRSDSRRNSGDNIVVITGKAQPEQEVRLNTSTVHITADSPDLSNSLASNISQVTVVTTHPPVLVDAPSAMSATTPLPRRTSPTSEVVIVANEMNKTQVNDNSVDDDAFPSLDSLEYTPQEQPIVLTDVSKRIGKKLDESEVVIVSPIVDELQDTSHVSVVTVGEDKEQVKDSSISKKHNVIRTGSSHSDLSSNERLSLRSDSGDESGKIIVASTTIESPDIDDYERNAKKLNGLIKNEMPHHTDDKIVKTVKPKEVNVKSFGKEKRVSPDSFEGSRSQSDSSSIRSHTPSKSIDRSDAESISTTISQDSRESNKENRLNQPQHTEVDEEVVLRRKPDYNREISSRPTRTKEDIQMMNLKKKTRKRTRKFEIDGVMMTTTTSKVIYGDDENGKVYDDQIFRKQELRELKMLQKMEQKQYQDLSQKAQFNKDQQEKRFEQERQILERSAEADLEALARQQRQQIERAEAQQEVDLRLSSKKIRSEQERELKQFREGLKQELRLLKQEIDLMPKDKRKSAFKIRKEKLEAEHEEREKLFLEKLNESHEMSLRRLSDSHREKIALMERQFLQQKQQLMRGREAAIWEQEERQIHERQQLLKKQLKDIFFLQRHQMLIRHEKELEQMKRMNQRKEEELIKRQTVERRNLPKRIRNEMKAREMMFRESMRISMSSVLAPDPDAEREKLKKFQENEKKRYRAEQQRFELKHSRQLEEVRAQSDATIKELEQLQNEKRKMLMEHETLKLKEQEEAYGREIREWKAQLKPRKQKIEADLAAEMEALEKRYQDYLPPSGFSGLSFPLFDYSETVIYDTWRRSPRLSRLPRSTPTSPSFTIPRVSLKISGSDSGTFVSNGTLSRSYSKPDLLPFSRR